From Vidua macroura isolate BioBank_ID:100142 chromosome 5, ASM2450914v1, whole genome shotgun sequence, the proteins below share one genomic window:
- the LOC128808240 gene encoding arf-GAP with dual PH domain-containing protein 1-like isoform X2, with protein sequence MAGGNERSMKALKEVWKRAENSLCADCGKPDPDWASSTLGVFICLSCSGIHRNIPSISKVKSLKMDYWDDAQVQFLAKHGNTVTKAIYEAHIPIYYYQPTYNDCQVLREQWIRAKYERKEFTEPGKQLPYSDGVKEGILWKRGRDNGQFLPRKFLLSEREGCLKYFTKQDAKEPKINVKIDVINATFQPEKIGNPNGLQITYLKDNKTRNIFVYHESGKIKNRLTRNFLKEGYMEKTGPKQREAFKKRWFTLDHRRLMYFKDPLDAFAKGEVFVGSGENGYSVQKGLPSGTQGNFSWHYGITIVTPDREYLFTCETETDQLEWIRAFTSVINQAMTPQEYAIEAYFKFKS encoded by the exons ATGGCTGGAGGAAATGAGCGGAGCATGAAGGCCCTGAAGGAAGTGTGGAAAAGAGCAGAGAACTCTTTGTGTGCGGACTGCGGGAAGCCAG ATCCTGACTGGGCATCCTCTACTTTGGGTGTCTTTATATGCCTCAGCTGTTCAGGAATTCACCGTAACATCCCTAGCATCAGCAAAGTCAAATCCCTGAAGATGGACTACTGGGATGATGCTCAGGTGCAG TTTCTGGCCAAGCATGGGAATACTGTGACTAAAGCCATATATGAAGCTCACATCCCTATTTACTATTACCAGCCAACCTACAATGACTGCCA AGTGCTGAGAGAACAGTGGATACGGGCCAAATATGAACGCAAAGAATTTACTGAGCCAGGAAAACAGCTGCCATATTCTGATG GGGTGAAGGAAGGCATCCTTTGGAAGCGAGGTCGGGACAACGGGCAGTTCCTACCCCGCAAGTTCCTCTTGTCTGAGAGAGAGGGATGTCTGAAGTATTTCACCAAGCAGGAT GCCAAAGAACCCAAAATCAATGTTAAAATAGATGTCATCAATGCTACATTCCAGCCAGAGAAGATTGGGAACCCCAATGGCCTGCAGATCACCTATCTCAAAGACAATAAGACCAGGAATATATTTGTCTACCACGAAAGTGGAAAG ATTAAAAATCGTTTGACAAGAAACTTCTTGAAGGAGGGGTACATGGAGAAGACTGGTCCCAAG CAGAGAGAGGCTTTTAAGAAGCGCTGGTTCACGCTGGATCACCGCAGGCTCATGTACTTCAAGGATCCTTTG GATGCATTTGCTAAGGGTGAGGTATTTGTGGGCAGTGGAGAGAATGGATACAGTGTCCAGAAGGGATTGCCTTCAGGGACACAGGGCAACTTCTCTTGGCACTACGGCATCACCATTGTCACCCCTGACCGGGAATACCTCTTCACCTGCGAGACAGAGACTGACCAGCTGGAGTGGATCAGAGCCTTCACTAGTGTCATCAACCAGGCCATGACACCACAGGAATATGCAA TTGAAGCCTACTTCAAGTTTAAATCCTAG
- the NOL12 gene encoding nucleolar protein 12 isoform X2: MGRKKNKKGPGGREGRLVVTFDEERRREYLTGFHKRKVERRKAALEEIKRKLKEEQRKMKEERHQEYLKMLSEREEALEEADELEHLVTSRTESVNIDHPNHIVTVTTISDLDLSGARQLGLTSPVGKTDGSEEEKGEEVVNKPVRTMPKKSRNPFLSEKISSLTATLHMHSRKKTKGKRSQRGQGPRKKIQKSSTGRTTKTQRRRLTGKMGRDQD; the protein is encoded by the exons ATGGGCCGCAAGAAGAATAAGAAGGGTCCGGGGGGACGCGAGGGGCGGCTGGTGGTGACTTTCGATGAGGAGCGGCGAAG GGAGTACCTGACCGGCTTCCATAAGCGGAAGGTAGAGCGGAGGAAGGCGGCGCTGGAGGAGATCAAACGGAAACtgaaggaagagcagaggaaaatgaaagaggag CGGCACCAGGAGTACCTGAAGATGCTGAGCGAGAGGGAGGAGGCGCTCG AGGAGGCTGATGAACTGGAGCACTTGGTGACATCGCGGACAGAGTCTGTGAACATCGACCACCCAAACCACATTGTAACAGTGACCACCATCAGCGACCTGGACCTCTCGGGGGCACGCCAGCTGGGACTGACCAGCCCCGTG ggaaaaactGATGGAtctgaagaagagaaggggGAAGAGGTGGTGAACAAGCCTGTGAGAACAATGCCCAAGAAGTCCAGAAACCCCTTCCTGTCTGAAAA AATCTCTTCTCTTACTGCCACGCTGCACATGCACAGCCggaaaaagacaaaaggaaaaagatccCAACGTGGGCAAGGCCCACGTAAGAAAATCCAGAAGTCCAGCACCGGGCGAACCACCAAGACTCAGCGTCGGAGGCTGACTGGCAAAATGGGCCGTGACCAGGATTAA
- the LOC128808240 gene encoding arf-GAP with dual PH domain-containing protein 1-like isoform X1, translated as MAGGNERSMKALKEVWKRAENSLCADCGKPDPDWASSTLGVFICLSCSGIHRNIPSISKVKSLKMDYWDDAQVQFLAKHGNTVTKAIYEAHIPIYYYQPTYNDCQVLREQWIRAKYERKEFTEPGKQLPYSDGVKEGILWKRGRDNGQFLPRKFLLSEREGCLKYFTKQDAKEPKINVKIDVINATFQPEKIGNPNGLQITYLKDNKTRNIFVYHESGKEVVDWFNAIRSVQFHYLKVAFPIASDNEIKNRLTRNFLKEGYMEKTGPKQREAFKKRWFTLDHRRLMYFKDPLDAFAKGEVFVGSGENGYSVQKGLPSGTQGNFSWHYGITIVTPDREYLFTCETETDQLEWIRAFTSVINQAMTPQEYAIEAYFKFKS; from the exons ATGGCTGGAGGAAATGAGCGGAGCATGAAGGCCCTGAAGGAAGTGTGGAAAAGAGCAGAGAACTCTTTGTGTGCGGACTGCGGGAAGCCAG ATCCTGACTGGGCATCCTCTACTTTGGGTGTCTTTATATGCCTCAGCTGTTCAGGAATTCACCGTAACATCCCTAGCATCAGCAAAGTCAAATCCCTGAAGATGGACTACTGGGATGATGCTCAGGTGCAG TTTCTGGCCAAGCATGGGAATACTGTGACTAAAGCCATATATGAAGCTCACATCCCTATTTACTATTACCAGCCAACCTACAATGACTGCCA AGTGCTGAGAGAACAGTGGATACGGGCCAAATATGAACGCAAAGAATTTACTGAGCCAGGAAAACAGCTGCCATATTCTGATG GGGTGAAGGAAGGCATCCTTTGGAAGCGAGGTCGGGACAACGGGCAGTTCCTACCCCGCAAGTTCCTCTTGTCTGAGAGAGAGGGATGTCTGAAGTATTTCACCAAGCAGGAT GCCAAAGAACCCAAAATCAATGTTAAAATAGATGTCATCAATGCTACATTCCAGCCAGAGAAGATTGGGAACCCCAATGGCCTGCAGATCACCTATCTCAAAGACAATAAGACCAGGAATATATTTGTCTACCACGAAAGTGGAAAG GAGGTAGTGGACTGGTTCAATGCCATCCGCTCTGTGCAGTTCCATTACCTGAAGGTAGCATTTCCCATTGCCAGCGACAATGAG ATTAAAAATCGTTTGACAAGAAACTTCTTGAAGGAGGGGTACATGGAGAAGACTGGTCCCAAG CAGAGAGAGGCTTTTAAGAAGCGCTGGTTCACGCTGGATCACCGCAGGCTCATGTACTTCAAGGATCCTTTG GATGCATTTGCTAAGGGTGAGGTATTTGTGGGCAGTGGAGAGAATGGATACAGTGTCCAGAAGGGATTGCCTTCAGGGACACAGGGCAACTTCTCTTGGCACTACGGCATCACCATTGTCACCCCTGACCGGGAATACCTCTTCACCTGCGAGACAGAGACTGACCAGCTGGAGTGGATCAGAGCCTTCACTAGTGTCATCAACCAGGCCATGACACCACAGGAATATGCAA TTGAAGCCTACTTCAAGTTTAAATCCTAG